The DNA sequence CAGAATTAATGCCAGCGGGATGTAGAAAGCTCCAAACGTGGAGTAAATGGTAGAAGCAATGTGGTCATGCTTAATGATGCATTCGTCATCCCTGTTGGCTGCCTGGTGCCGCCAATACAATGGTGGTATTGAGATGAAGATGGAAATGATCCACACAATGGCAATCATGATACCTGCATGTTTGGGTGTTCGCTTCCTGGCATACTCCACAGCATCTGTGATCGCTCGGTAGCGATCCAAGGCTATTGCTGAGAGATGTAAGATGGAACAAGTACAGCAGGTCATATCAACACTGAGCCAAATATCGCACATGACTTGACCCATGATCCAGGTCTCTTTGACAATATAGACAATGCTGAAGGGCATGACTAGGATGGCAACCAGGAAATCAGTGACTGCTAAGGAACAAATTAAATAGTTGGCAGGGTGATGGAGCTTTCGTGTCACAATGATGGCTGTCATGACCATAGAGTTGATCACAGTTGTCATTACGGCCAGCACAGAAAGGGTAAGAGAAACCAGAATCTTGGGAGTTACTTTCTTAAGCAGTTCTTCTGATGTACCATTCTGCTCCAAagtataattttgttcagtaaAATTTAGGAAATCCATGATTTTCTTTGAGGCAGTCCTTATCTAATGAAGACACCTGTAAGAAAGGAATACAGTTTAGAAACAAACAGGACCAAACAACGCGCAACACATTCATATTCAACTTTTCACATTCTTCTCAATATGTTTCTGTTGTATTTCTATACCATATATTTTTGCTcatttaacagattttttttgcCATAGAACTGCCTACTGACAATTCCAGAGCAGTCGAAGAAAAGGGtattttttggattacagctctccAAAATTCTTCTGGCTGAGAAATTCTATGAGCCATGATAGAAAAAGTCTGTtcactgtggtgcaggctggtaaacagctgctgcaataaatcactctgaccatgaggtcatgagttcgaggccagcccatggcggggtgagcaccctgcaattaaaaataaaatatagcccctgctcgttgctgacctagcaacccgaaagatagttgcatctatcaagtaggaaataaggtaccacttatgaaaaaaagtggggaggcaagtttaactaatttacaacattggaatgaggaagtgaggaagtgccatcagagtggatgatgaagcaactgctcccccctgtggccagaatcgaacatcccctcaggagaaggttaaattgcctctgcgtctgtctgtctgttgtctctgtctcggttcaatgtgtttatggacattgaatgtttgccctttatatacataatgtgatccgcctgagtccccttcggggtgagaagggcggaatataaatactgtaaataaaataataaataataaataattctccAATCTCTGACACAGCAAAATATATTTAGAAGTGCATAACTCCACAGGATGAAACAGATATATTGCTACATAACTGCATATATGTatctattttatctttttttttttttaaaaaaaacagcagctGTGGTGATAGACATTAGATTTTGGTCTGTACCACATG is a window from the Anolis carolinensis isolate JA03-04 chromosome 3, rAnoCar3.1.pri, whole genome shotgun sequence genome containing:
- the htr1f gene encoding 5-hydroxytryptamine receptor 1F, which produces MDFLNFTEQNYTLEQNGTSEELLKKVTPKILVSLTLSVLAVMTTVINSMVMTAIIVTRKLHHPANYLICSLAVTDFLVAILVMPFSIVYIVKETWIMGQVMCDIWLSVDMTCCTCSILHLSAIALDRYRAITDAVEYARKRTPKHAGIMIAIVWIISIFISIPPLYWRHQAANRDDECIIKHDHIASTIYSTFGAFYIPLALILILYYKIYKAAKTFHRRSVSRVLKEEANGQGLLEGGEKSYRLTSSASCAKDKKSNPSGDLDRIHFSLRSPDSESKNEQGWRRQRISTTRERKAATTLGLILGAFVICWLPFFVKEVVVNICERCQISEEMSNFLTWLGYINSLVNPLIYTIFNEDFKKAFQKLIQCKSYL